One stretch of Chryseobacterium sp. LJ668 DNA includes these proteins:
- a CDS encoding peptidylprolyl isomerase — MKKIAIIFSFLAIQFGFSQKIKKAEVIKDNRTTEQKFELDKKQKELFNGKFEQFMTALKASDKKTMESLMSEKTKSMVTDKVYENLSKDINFTRKIVIYKTGYKSFMTGENFPMIQYKYADDQAKPDPKEIITAVFEENGKIMGIKPYKQIK, encoded by the coding sequence ATGAAAAAAATAGCCATCATCTTTTCTTTTTTAGCGATTCAATTTGGGTTTTCGCAGAAGATAAAAAAAGCAGAAGTTATAAAAGACAACCGAACGACTGAGCAGAAATTTGAGCTTGATAAGAAACAGAAGGAATTGTTTAACGGGAAGTTTGAGCAGTTTATGACCGCATTGAAAGCATCTGACAAAAAAACAATGGAAAGTCTGATGTCTGAAAAAACAAAATCGATGGTAACTGATAAAGTTTATGAAAACCTTTCAAAAGATATCAATTTTACGAGAAAAATAGTGATTTATAAAACCGGCTATAAGTCGTTTATGACCGGAGAAAATTTTCCTATGATTCAATATAAATATGCAGACGATCAGGCAAAGCCTGATCCGAAAGAAATTATTACCGCTGTTTTTGAAGAAAACGGAAAAATTATGGGCATAAAACCATACAAACAGATTAAATAA
- a CDS encoding acyl-CoA reductase → MNIEKQVLGLIKLSDYIKSYLAENPEDLNENDSELGSVIKKSEIENPWFTVENQKFALKQWSELLTEENLKSWLSNYSPSKTTKRVGLILAGNIPLVGWHDVISVVLSNHIPLIKLSSKDKQMTPFLLKKWKEFSENEIEYEFVERLTDFDAVIATGSNNTARYLEYYFKNHLSIIRKNRTSVAVIKGDETEEELKLLAQDIFQYFGLGCRNVTRLFIPEDFVIDRIFESFIDFKEIVNHNKYANNYDYNRAVYLLNQDQFWDNNFVMLKEDEKLFSPLSVIHFSRYASLDDVKNFIHENDENIQCVVGKDNLGIDTIHFGEAQNPGLDTYADNVDTMKFLEVI, encoded by the coding sequence ATGAATATCGAAAAACAAGTTTTAGGACTTATTAAATTAAGTGATTATATTAAGAGCTATTTAGCAGAAAATCCTGAGGATCTTAATGAAAATGATTCTGAATTGGGATCCGTCATTAAAAAATCTGAAATCGAAAACCCATGGTTCACTGTAGAAAATCAAAAATTTGCTTTGAAGCAATGGTCGGAACTATTGACAGAGGAAAATTTAAAATCCTGGCTCAGCAATTATTCACCCTCAAAAACTACAAAAAGAGTAGGATTGATTCTTGCCGGGAACATACCTTTGGTAGGATGGCATGATGTGATTTCGGTGGTTTTGAGCAATCACATTCCTTTGATCAAATTATCTTCTAAAGACAAACAGATGACTCCTTTTTTATTAAAAAAATGGAAAGAATTTTCTGAGAACGAGATTGAATATGAGTTTGTTGAAAGACTAACAGATTTTGATGCTGTAATCGCTACCGGAAGCAACAATACCGCAAGATATCTTGAATATTATTTTAAAAATCATTTAAGTATCATCCGAAAAAACAGAACTTCAGTTGCTGTTATTAAAGGTGATGAAACAGAAGAAGAATTAAAACTTCTGGCTCAGGATATTTTCCAGTATTTTGGTTTGGGTTGCAGAAATGTTACCAGACTTTTTATTCCTGAAGACTTTGTGATTGACAGAATTTTTGAAAGTTTTATTGATTTTAAAGAAATTGTAAATCATAATAAATACGCCAATAATTACGATTATAATCGTGCGGTTTATCTTTTGAATCAGGATCAATTCTGGGATAATAATTTTGTCATGCTGAAAGAGGACGAAAAGCTTTTCAGTCCGCTTTCTGTGATTCATTTCAGCAGATATGCTTCTTTGGATGATGTGAAAAATTTCATTCACGAAAATGATGAAAATATTCAATGTGTCGTTGGTAAAGATAATCTGGGGATTGATACGATTCATTTTGGGGAAGCTCAAAATCCGGGACTTGACACGTATGCTGATAATGTGGATACAATGAAGTTTTTGGAGGTTATTTAA
- a CDS encoding 4Fe-4S binding protein, whose product MAIKITDECINCGACEPECPNNAIYEGAVDWKASEGTELKGTVTLPSGLTVDADAPQEPVNDDVYFIVTDKCTECKGFHEEPQCAAVCPVDCCVPDEDHVESEETLLNKKAFLHGE is encoded by the coding sequence ATGGCTATTAAAATAACTGATGAATGCATTAATTGCGGCGCCTGTGAACCAGAATGTCCGAATAATGCAATATATGAAGGAGCAGTTGACTGGAAAGCTTCTGAAGGTACCGAGTTAAAAGGTACTGTAACATTACCATCGGGGTTAACGGTTGATGCAGATGCGCCGCAAGAACCTGTGAATGATGATGTTTATTTCATTGTTACAGACAAATGCACAGAATGTAAAGGCTTTCATGAAGAGCCACAGTGTGCAGCAGTTTGCCCCGTAGACTGCTGTGTTCCGGATGAAGATCATGTAGAGTCTGAAGAAACATTGCTAAATAAAAAAGCATTCTTACACGGTGAATAA
- the serC gene encoding 3-phosphoserine/phosphohydroxythreonine transaminase, translated as MSKKHNFSAGPCILPQEVFEKSAAAILDFNGIGLSLLEISHRSKDFVAVMDEARAIVKRLMNLGDDYEVLYLGGGASLQFAMVPYNLMKVGGKAAYTDTGTWAAGAIKEAKKIGTVDVVGSSKEKNYSFIPKDYKVGSEYDYFHCTSNNTIFGTQMKSFPEVDTLMVCDMSSDIFSRQLDFSKFDLIYAGAQKNMGPAGVTLVVIKKEILGKTGRENMFSILDYSQHIDKESMYNTPPVFPVYASLLTLQHLENNGGIAAAEARNEAKAKLLYNEIDTNPLFETFCVEEDRSLMNVSFKLVDESKKEEFDAAWKAAGISGLNGHRSLGGYRASMYNALPIESVQVLIDVMKSIK; from the coding sequence ATGAGCAAAAAGCACAATTTCAGCGCAGGACCATGTATCTTACCTCAAGAAGTGTTCGAAAAATCGGCAGCAGCGATTTTAGATTTTAACGGCATCGGTTTATCTCTTCTCGAAATTTCGCACAGAAGCAAAGATTTTGTTGCAGTAATGGACGAAGCTCGTGCCATCGTAAAAAGGTTGATGAATCTCGGAGATGATTATGAAGTTTTGTATTTGGGAGGCGGTGCCAGTCTTCAGTTTGCAATGGTTCCTTACAATCTGATGAAAGTCGGGGGTAAAGCGGCCTATACAGATACGGGCACTTGGGCTGCAGGAGCTATAAAAGAAGCAAAAAAGATAGGAACAGTAGATGTCGTGGGTTCTTCAAAAGAAAAAAACTATTCGTTTATTCCTAAAGATTATAAGGTGGGATCAGAATATGATTATTTCCACTGTACATCAAACAATACAATTTTTGGAACCCAGATGAAATCTTTCCCTGAAGTAGATACTTTGATGGTTTGTGACATGAGTTCTGATATTTTCTCAAGACAATTAGATTTTTCTAAATTTGATTTAATCTACGCCGGAGCCCAAAAAAATATGGGACCTGCAGGTGTAACATTAGTAGTAATCAAAAAAGAAATTTTAGGTAAAACAGGAAGAGAAAACATGTTCTCGATCTTAGACTATTCTCAGCATATTGATAAAGAATCTATGTACAATACTCCACCGGTTTTCCCTGTGTATGCATCTTTACTGACGCTGCAACATTTAGAAAACAATGGCGGAATTGCAGCTGCAGAAGCAAGAAATGAAGCAAAAGCAAAACTTTTGTATAACGAAATTGATACTAATCCATTATTTGAAACCTTCTGCGTTGAAGAAGACCGCTCTTTGATGAATGTTTCATTTAAATTAGTCGATGAAAGCAAAAAAGAAGAATTTGACGCTGCATGGAAAGCTGCCGGGATCAGCGGATTGAATGGCCACAGAAGTTTAGGGGGTTACAGAGCCAGCATGTACAACGCTTTACCTATTGAAAGCGTGCAGGTTTTAATAGACGTGATGAAGTCAATAAAATAA
- a CDS encoding D-2-hydroxyacid dehydrogenase: protein MKVLANDGISKAGELALKEAGIEVLDNRVAQEHVINFINDNNVDVLLVRSATKVRQDLIDACPSLKIVGRGGIGMDNIDVEYAIEKGLYVINTPNASSRSVAELVFAHFFSLARFLHESNRMMPLEGDTHFNAMKKSFSNAYELSGKTLGVIGFGGIGQEVVKIGISLGMNVKVLTRKPKTKTLSLSFFDGQTVDFEITSMNDMESFLKDTDFISINTPKTKEYIIDTEQFDMMKEGVFIVNTARGGVINEVTLLDYIDYGRVAGAALDVFESEPAPELILLMNPNLSLTPHLGGNTIDAQEKIGVELAEQIIEIKKKL from the coding sequence ATGAAAGTCTTAGCTAACGACGGAATTTCAAAAGCTGGTGAACTGGCTCTAAAAGAAGCTGGTATCGAAGTGCTCGACAACAGGGTCGCGCAGGAACACGTTATCAATTTTATCAATGATAATAACGTTGATGTTCTTTTGGTAAGAAGTGCCACAAAAGTAAGACAAGATTTAATTGATGCTTGCCCGAGTCTGAAAATTGTAGGACGTGGAGGCATCGGCATGGACAATATTGATGTAGAATACGCGATAGAAAAAGGTTTGTACGTCATCAATACACCCAATGCATCTTCTAGATCTGTCGCTGAATTGGTTTTTGCCCATTTCTTTTCGCTGGCAAGATTTCTTCATGAATCTAATAGGATGATGCCTCTGGAGGGAGATACCCATTTTAATGCGATGAAAAAGTCATTCAGCAATGCGTATGAACTTTCCGGGAAAACATTGGGCGTTATAGGATTTGGGGGCATTGGTCAGGAAGTCGTAAAAATCGGAATTTCTCTTGGAATGAATGTAAAAGTTCTTACAAGGAAACCGAAAACAAAAACACTTAGTTTGAGTTTTTTTGACGGACAAACTGTTGACTTTGAGATCACTTCTATGAATGATATGGAATCTTTTCTTAAAGATACAGATTTCATCAGCATTAATACACCGAAGACAAAAGAATATATCATCGATACAGAACAGTTTGACATGATGAAAGAAGGTGTATTTATTGTAAATACGGCTAGAGGCGGGGTCATTAATGAAGTAACCCTACTCGATTATATTGACTACGGCAGAGTGGCGGGTGCGGCATTAGACGTATTTGAAAGCGAGCCTGCTCCTGAACTTATTTTATTAATGAACCCAAATCTGTCTCTTACACCACATCTTGGCGGAAATACCATTGATGCTCAGGAAAAAATAGGGGTAGAGCTTGCCGAACAGATTATTGAGATTAAAAAGAAACTATAA
- a CDS encoding DUF1015 domain-containing protein, translating to MPVFKPFRGIRPHKDYEATFPTHPLDNFTQAEITEKAQKEKTYINMIKPYVVSKSKDVDRNLRKIRTTFEELIEDKTLIQDSSSYYLYEQIYPNKQVFRGLLGLANIEDFWAGKIKRHESTIPHRKEKLAHYLDKVNLQAEPVLLTYPSNSKIELLMNHEEKNVPIFNHIDSVGIRHKIWRIDNRLKLQQFKEVIDQIDAFYIADGHHRIGSTALHAQRLKEKNKKHNGTEPYNFVYSFIVSNQSIKIHDYNRIVSSIGDLTTEEFLKRLEKYFLIHEKEEIPYYPSQKFHISMYIDGKFYSLHVKHDLRSQEMSLDNLDHHLLDKYIIKDILKIEDSDSSDQISYVKGRSNIEGIKLLKEKIDSGEGRVGFGIYPVSFNDMIKISDLKLRMPPKCTFIEPKLVTALLMYDMK from the coding sequence ATGCCAGTTTTTAAACCTTTCCGTGGAATAAGACCTCATAAAGACTATGAGGCTACATTTCCTACTCATCCTTTAGATAATTTCACCCAGGCTGAAATCACTGAAAAAGCGCAAAAAGAAAAAACTTACATCAATATGATAAAACCATATGTGGTAAGTAAATCTAAAGATGTCGACCGGAATTTAAGGAAGATACGCACTACTTTTGAAGAACTGATAGAAGATAAAACACTTATCCAAGACAGCTCGTCATACTATCTTTATGAGCAGATCTATCCTAATAAACAGGTTTTCAGAGGGCTTTTGGGTTTGGCAAATATAGAAGATTTCTGGGCGGGAAAAATAAAAAGGCATGAAAGTACAATTCCTCATAGAAAAGAGAAATTGGCTCACTATCTTGATAAAGTGAATCTGCAGGCAGAACCCGTTTTGTTAACCTATCCATCAAATTCAAAAATTGAATTGTTGATGAATCATGAGGAAAAAAACGTTCCTATTTTCAATCATATAGACTCGGTTGGGATCAGACATAAAATCTGGAGAATAGACAATCGTTTAAAACTGCAGCAGTTCAAGGAAGTTATTGATCAGATTGATGCATTCTACATTGCAGATGGGCACCACAGAATTGGTTCTACGGCGCTCCATGCCCAACGTTTGAAAGAGAAAAACAAAAAGCACAATGGCACAGAACCTTATAATTTTGTTTACAGTTTTATCGTTTCCAACCAATCGATCAAAATTCACGATTACAACAGAATTGTAAGCAGTATCGGAGATCTTACCACAGAAGAATTTCTTAAAAGATTAGAAAAATACTTTTTAATTCATGAAAAAGAAGAGATCCCTTACTATCCTTCTCAGAAATTCCACATTTCTATGTACATCGATGGAAAGTTTTATTCTCTTCACGTGAAACACGATCTTCGTTCACAAGAGATGTCTTTAGATAATCTTGACCACCATCTTTTAGATAAATATATTATTAAAGATATTCTTAAAATTGAAGATTCAGACAGTTCGGATCAGATTTCTTATGTTAAAGGACGATCAAATATTGAAGGTATCAAGCTTTTAAAAGAAAAAATAGACAGTGGTGAAGGCAGAGTTGGCTTCGGAATTTACCCGGTAAGTTTTAATGATATGATTAAAATATCTGATTTAAAGCTACGAATGCCTCCGAAATGTACGTTTATCGAACCAAAACTGGTCACTGCATTGCTGATGTACGACATGAAATAA
- a CDS encoding M28 family peptidase, whose product MKKFLLIIFPLFLSGFLFAQKKPVKKPKPIPKFNYIDEFKKISDEILTNGTAYDNLGELTKGVGPRFSATPGYAKATEWAEKNLKEAGAGNIWKQEVRVPVWIRGKESLQIKAGNGEWKSIRMLSFGNSEGTGGKDMIYDILLVNDIQELVNLSGAQVKDKIIFVNYPIDQKIVSTVDSYLIAAKSKLLSASVIGKKGARGLIIRSLTTASDDIPHAKQIYYEPDDKVKIPAVTIGVKSADELEKLLKKQTVKAKLNMTAESKGEAISHNIIGEIPGKKDAKVIVLGAQLDSWDFAEGAHDDGSGVVQCLEVLRTFKALGYDNNHTIRVVLYANSENGGQGREAYAAQVKKKEEKHIIALGSDSGGYSPRGFSLDMSPQRRRLIFPWKEYFLPYGVYDFDQTYAIQDIAPLKKLDIPLIEMVVDTQRYFDYHHSEKDTFDKVNKRELLLGAVVMTQMVFMIDKNW is encoded by the coding sequence ATGAAAAAATTCCTGCTCATCATATTTCCGCTCTTTTTGAGTGGATTTTTATTTGCTCAAAAGAAGCCTGTCAAAAAGCCGAAGCCAATTCCGAAATTCAATTATATTGATGAGTTTAAAAAGATTTCAGATGAAATATTGACCAATGGAACTGCTTATGATAATCTTGGTGAATTGACCAAAGGTGTCGGACCACGATTCAGCGCAACTCCCGGTTATGCAAAAGCAACCGAATGGGCTGAGAAAAACCTGAAAGAGGCCGGTGCTGGAAATATCTGGAAGCAGGAAGTGAGAGTTCCGGTCTGGATCAGAGGCAAAGAATCTTTACAGATCAAAGCAGGAAATGGCGAATGGAAAAGCATCCGCATGCTTTCTTTTGGAAATTCTGAAGGAACTGGCGGAAAAGATATGATTTATGATATTCTTTTAGTCAATGATATTCAGGAGCTAGTGAACCTTTCAGGCGCCCAGGTAAAAGATAAAATCATTTTCGTCAACTATCCTATTGATCAGAAAATCGTCAGCACCGTAGATTCTTATCTTATTGCTGCAAAATCAAAATTACTGTCTGCTTCTGTAATCGGTAAAAAAGGTGCACGAGGATTAATTATAAGATCATTGACAACGGCTTCAGACGACATCCCGCATGCCAAACAGATTTATTATGAGCCGGATGACAAAGTGAAAATTCCGGCAGTTACCATCGGAGTTAAATCTGCGGATGAACTGGAAAAACTTCTGAAAAAACAAACCGTAAAAGCAAAACTCAATATGACCGCCGAATCTAAAGGCGAGGCCATCAGTCATAATATCATCGGTGAAATTCCGGGTAAAAAGGATGCTAAAGTTATTGTTTTAGGAGCTCAGCTCGATTCTTGGGATTTTGCTGAAGGCGCTCATGACGATGGCTCCGGAGTTGTACAGTGCTTGGAGGTTTTAAGAACATTCAAAGCGCTGGGTTACGACAACAACCATACGATAAGAGTAGTATTATATGCCAACAGTGAGAATGGTGGGCAAGGCAGGGAAGCCTACGCTGCACAAGTTAAAAAGAAAGAAGAAAAACATATTATCGCTTTAGGCTCAGATTCCGGAGGGTATTCTCCGAGAGGGTTTTCTCTCGATATGTCGCCCCAGAGACGTCGTCTGATTTTCCCCTGGAAAGAGTATTTTTTACCTTATGGTGTATATGATTTCGATCAGACGTACGCAATTCAGGATATAGCACCCTTAAAAAAACTCGATATTCCTTTAATAGAAATGGTAGTCGACACCCAAAGATATTTCGACTATCATCATTCAGAAAAAGATACTTTTGATAAAGTGAACAAAAGAGAATTACTGCTAGGAGCGGTTGTGATGACGCAGATGGTTTTTATGATTGATAAAAATTGGTAG
- a CDS encoding M20/M25/M40 family metallo-hydrolase — protein sequence MEKITVAIAVFLGLNTFAQSKEDSTQFNKISTEILNKGKAYTELRDLTKNIGHRLSGSEAYEKSVQWAAQKLRDAGADKVWLQEVMIPVWERGKESLHIQAGNGKWMKLKMLSLGNSEGTGGKDLAGEIIMVKSFAEYEKIPAEKIKDKIVFFNYPFSQSYIETFKGYSDASAYRSTAASLTAQKGGRFAIVRSLSSAFDDVPHTGAMRYKDNVAKIPAVAIGTITADELENLLKSQKVTAKLNSNCGMKGEKLSHSVIGEIAGKKDQSVIVVGGHLDSWDVGEGAHDDGAGIVQSIEVLRTFKNLGIKNNHNIRVVCFANEENGVKGGQQYGKKVKEKGEKHLFALESDAGGFSPRGIALEMDDAKRNQIKSWSTLFLQYGAYDFEGRYSGTDVYPLKDMGIPTAELAPDSQRYFDIHHTEEDTFEKVNRRELLLGATVMTQMIYMIDKNW from the coding sequence ATGGAAAAGATAACAGTAGCCATTGCAGTATTTTTAGGTTTAAATACATTTGCTCAATCCAAGGAAGATTCCACCCAGTTTAACAAAATTTCAACCGAGATTCTAAATAAAGGAAAGGCATACACCGAACTAAGAGATCTCACCAAAAACATCGGTCACCGTTTAAGCGGGTCTGAAGCATATGAAAAATCGGTTCAGTGGGCGGCGCAAAAATTGCGTGATGCCGGAGCAGATAAAGTGTGGCTTCAGGAAGTGATGATTCCGGTTTGGGAAAGAGGAAAAGAATCACTGCACATCCAGGCCGGCAACGGAAAATGGATGAAGCTTAAGATGCTTTCTCTCGGAAATTCTGAAGGTACAGGAGGCAAAGATCTTGCGGGAGAGATTATCATGGTAAAATCTTTCGCAGAATATGAAAAAATTCCTGCAGAAAAAATAAAAGATAAGATTGTTTTCTTCAACTATCCTTTCAGTCAGTCGTATATCGAAACTTTCAAAGGATATAGTGATGCATCTGCATACCGTTCAACTGCTGCTTCTCTGACTGCACAAAAAGGCGGAAGATTTGCCATCGTAAGATCGCTGTCATCAGCGTTTGATGACGTTCCGCATACCGGAGCGATGAGATACAAAGACAATGTGGCAAAAATTCCTGCGGTCGCCATCGGAACTATAACAGCTGACGAACTCGAGAACCTTTTAAAATCACAGAAAGTCACAGCAAAGCTTAATTCCAACTGTGGGATGAAGGGCGAAAAACTCTCTCACTCTGTCATCGGTGAAATCGCCGGAAAGAAAGATCAGAGTGTCATCGTTGTGGGTGGACATCTTGATTCATGGGACGTTGGCGAAGGCGCACATGACGACGGCGCAGGAATCGTTCAAAGCATTGAGGTTTTGAGGACATTTAAAAATTTAGGCATTAAAAATAACCATAACATTCGCGTGGTGTGCTTTGCCAACGAAGAAAACGGAGTAAAGGGTGGACAACAGTACGGGAAGAAAGTAAAGGAAAAAGGCGAAAAACATCTTTTTGCTTTAGAGTCTGATGCCGGGGGATTTTCACCGAGAGGTATTGCGCTGGAAATGGATGATGCTAAAAGAAATCAGATCAAAAGCTGGTCGACATTGTTTTTACAGTATGGAGCGTATGATTTTGAAGGCAGATATTCAGGGACAGATGTGTATCCGCTAAAAGATATGGGAATACCAACCGCTGAACTGGCACCTGATTCTCAACGGTATTTTGACATTCACCATACCGAAGAAGATACTTTCGAAAAGGTGAACCGCAGAGAATTGCTGTTGGGCGCAACAGTGATGACGCAGATGATTTATATGATTGATAAGAATTGGTAA
- a CDS encoding aspartyl protease family protein gives MKKSLFIFLICYITSVSAQGKRFFESGEVVLINPVEKINLTFANELPLVNVFINGKPYQFLFDTGAPTVISSAVYNELNLKKKHTSKVGDSQKNKQQQIFTELPEMIVDQIVFKNIGAVVLDLEGPEFGCLKIDGIIGANQMAKLFWRINYSENLLEAAKDLKEFSTNEYETVFNFKPKPQKTPMIESQILDKKMNLTFDTGFTGGIKISENNYDPQNGKVQSVETYGVNSVGAYGTGKPLSSYHFRANEVMLAGQKFENEIIMTGNSGLVGNEFLKKFKFIIDWQNNKVYLHRLANIPPKLESFGFAYRFIDLKAKVVLVFQGTSNPIKIDDEILSINNASFENLDKASSCNYLLNRVEKGANQIKVKVKREGKILDFTVDRKEYLNN, from the coding sequence ATGAAGAAAAGTCTTTTTATATTTTTGATATGTTACATCACATCAGTTTCTGCGCAGGGAAAAAGATTTTTTGAAAGTGGGGAAGTAGTATTGATAAATCCTGTTGAAAAGATCAATTTGACTTTTGCTAACGAACTACCATTAGTCAATGTATTCATCAATGGAAAACCGTATCAGTTTCTGTTTGATACCGGTGCACCCACGGTGATTTCTTCTGCAGTTTACAACGAACTGAATCTTAAGAAAAAGCATACAAGCAAAGTAGGAGATTCACAGAAAAACAAACAGCAACAAATTTTTACGGAACTTCCTGAGATGATCGTCGACCAGATTGTTTTCAAAAACATCGGTGCCGTAGTGCTCGATCTTGAAGGTCCCGAATTCGGATGTTTAAAGATTGACGGCATCATCGGGGCTAATCAGATGGCGAAACTTTTTTGGAGGATCAATTATTCTGAAAATCTTCTGGAAGCAGCAAAAGATCTCAAAGAATTTTCAACAAACGAATATGAAACAGTCTTCAATTTTAAGCCGAAGCCCCAGAAAACACCGATGATAGAATCTCAGATTTTAGATAAAAAAATGAATCTGACCTTCGACACCGGTTTTACAGGCGGCATCAAGATTTCTGAAAACAATTACGATCCTCAAAATGGAAAAGTACAATCTGTTGAGACTTACGGGGTAAATTCTGTTGGCGCTTACGGAACAGGAAAACCATTATCATCTTATCACTTTAGAGCAAATGAGGTAATGCTTGCAGGACAAAAATTTGAAAACGAAATCATAATGACAGGAAACTCTGGTCTTGTGGGAAATGAGTTCCTGAAAAAGTTTAAGTTTATCATAGACTGGCAGAATAACAAAGTATATCTGCACCGTTTAGCAAACATACCTCCAAAGCTGGAGTCATTTGGTTTTGCATACCGCTTTATTGATTTGAAAGCCAAAGTTGTTTTGGTGTTTCAGGGGACTTCTAATCCTATCAAAATCGACGATGAAATTTTAAGTATCAACAACGCCAGCTTTGAAAACTTAGATAAAGCATCTTCATGTAATTACTTGTTAAACAGGGTAGAGAAGGGAGCAAATCAGATTAAAGTAAAAGTGAAACGTGAGGGTAAGATTTTAGATTTTACGGTTGATAGGAAGGAATATTTGAATAATTAA